One genomic window of Sardina pilchardus chromosome 15, fSarPil1.1, whole genome shotgun sequence includes the following:
- the calr gene encoding calreticulin: MTTLSLLVIAISAALIAAESSVYLREQFEDDGWESRWIESKHKSDYGKFVLSAGKFYGDSEKDKGLQSSQDARFYSLSARFDDFSNKGEPLVIQFTVKHEQNIDCGGGYIKLFPSSLKQEEMHGDSEYNIMFGPDICGPGTKKVHVIFNYKGKNHLINKDIRCKDDEYTHLYTLVVNPDNTYEVKIDNKKVESGSLEEDWDFLPPKKVKDPEAKKPDDWDEREKIDDPDDTKPEDWDKAENIPDPDAKKPDDWDDEMDGEWEPPMITNPEYKGEWKPKQIDNPAYKGKWVHPEMDNPEYTADPEIYKYDSIGVIGLDLWQVKSGTIFDNFLITNDPKLAEEVGDETWGATKGPEKKMKESQEEEDRKKREEEEQKRKEETKDEEEEEEKEEEEEEEEEEEEEEEEDDKEEDTDSQLKDEL; this comes from the exons ATGACCACGTTATCCTTGCTGGTCATAGCCATTTCTGCGGCTTTGATAGCTGCAGAATCATCTGTGTATCTCCGAGAACAGTTTGAAGATG ATGGCTGGGAGAGCCGATGGATTGAGTCCAAACACAAATCCGACTATGGAAAGTTCGTTCTTTCTGCTGGGAAATTCTATGGTGACTCTGAGAAGGATAAAG GCCTCCAGTCCAGCCAGGACGCCCGCTTCTACTCCCTCTCCGCCCGCTTCGACGACTTCAGCAACAAGGGCGAGCCACTGGTCATCCAGTTCACAGTGAAGCATGAGCAAAACATTGACTGTGGTGGTGGCTACATCAAGCTCTTCCCCTCCAGCCTGAAGCAGGAGGAGATGCATGGAGATTCTGAGTACAACATCATGTTCG GACCTGACATCTGTGGCCCTGGAACTAAGAAGGTTCATGTGATCTTTAACTACAAGGGCAAAAACCACTTGATCAACAAAGACATCAGATGCAAG GATGATGAGTACACCCACCTGTACACTCTGGTGGTCAACCCAGACAACACCTACGAGGTAAAGATCGACAACAAGAAGGTCGAGTCCGGCAGCCTGGAGGAGGACTGGGACTTCCTGCCACCCAAGAAGGTCAAGGACCCCGAGGCCAAGAAGCCCGACGACTGGGACGAGAGGGAGAAGATCGACGACCCCGATGACACCAAGCCCGAG GACTGGGACAAGGCTGAGAACATCCCTGATCCTGATGCCAAGAAGCCCGACGACTGGGATGACGAGATGGACGGAGAGTGGGAGCCCCCCATGATCACCAACCCCGAGTACAAG GGTGAATGGAAGCCCAAACAGATTGATAACCCAGCTTACAAGGGTAAATGGGTCCACCCCGAGATGGACAACCCTGAGTACACCGCTGACCCTGAGATCTACAAATACGACAGCATCGGAGTTATTGGACTGGACCTTTGGCAG GTAAAGTCTGGCACCATCTTTGACAACTTCCTCATCACCAATGACCCCAAGCTGGCAGAGGAGGTTGGAGATGAGACGTGGGGAGCAACCAAG GGCCCAgagaagaagatgaaggagtcccaggaagaggaggaccgGAAAAagcgtgaggaggaggagcagaagaggaaggaggagaccaaggatgaggaggaggaggaggagaaggaagaggaagaggaggaggaagaagaggaggaagaagaggaggaggaggacgacaagGAGGAAGACACAGACTCTCAACTGAAGGATGAGCTATAA